The genomic region aagctcgaggTCACTTTGCTGGTGGACTCGTTCTACGAGACTCGTGAGACCTGGAACATTATCGCGGAGACTAAGCAGGGTGACCCTAACAATGTTGTCATGATGGGTGCTCATCTTGACAGTGTTCAAGCTGGTCCCGGTATCAATGATGATGGCAGTGGAACTGCCGGTATTCTTGAGATTGCCAAGTCCTTTACCAAGTACACTGGttacaagaacaaggtcCGCTTTGCTTGGTGGGGTGCTGAAGAGTGAGTGACACAATCCACGTCTCTCTGCTGTTGACTGATTTGTGATACAGGAGCGGCCTTGCTGGGTCTTACTACTATGGCGAACAGCTCaccgaggaggaagctgaCAGAATCCGATTCTACTTCAACTACGACATGATCGGTTCTCCTAAGCCCAAGTACTGGGTCCAGGCTAGCAAGCCCGCCGACCGAGTTGGAGGAGATATCCTGGCTGCTTGGCTCCGTAAGAAGGGCAAGACTGTTGAGTGGGAGTAAGTAAAACATTCACTACTCACAACAAAGATACTTACAGCTTATAGGGAGTTTGGTGAATCTTCTGACTACGCTGCCTTCGTCGAACTCGGCATCCCCTCCTCCGGAATCTTTACCGGCGCTGATGCTGAGACCGATCCATGCTACCACTTGGAATgcgacaccatcaacaacatccacTGGGGAGCTCTGactctcaacaccaagactgCTGGCCGTGCTGCTGCCCAGTTCGCTCTTAGCCTGAAGGGCGTTCCTCCACGAGACAAGACCTCCGCTAACCCCAAGAGCAAGAGGGCTGTTGCTGCGCGCTTCGAGCagtggcagaagaagaagactctTGCTAGCAATGCGCATAAGTGTAACCATAAGACAAAGGTTGTTGTCTAAGCATGGCAAGAAAGCGTTGGCGGAGAGGAATGAGACGAGAGGTGATGAGattatgatgatgatgaattaGTGTATATATTATATGAATATGTTTGACTATGCGATATTCATTATGCTTTATTAAATGTCGTGGATAATGGATGAAAAtgctcgctcgctcgcttgCTGATCGTAAATGCCTCCCATCTGACGCCTTGACTGAACAATAGTCTCGTTCCCCATCACCACCCATTTCATTCGTCGTGCCCTTCATTTCACATTTCTCATAACTCATTCATCACGTAACTATTCTGCTGGCAGACATGACAGCCTATCGCCAATATGTCCTCGGTGGATTCTCTCCCCTTCTCGGGTTAGGAATAGGAATCGCCCTATAAGTCGGAAACTTCGGCCCCCCCGGAATCTGCTCCCTCTGCACAACCGGCGACGGAAACTGAACAGGGACAGGTCTAGCAACAGGAATAGGCACAGGCCTCGTCCAGCCCTCATGCGGCATCCTCTCAGACCAACCATCTGAAGAATCCGCATAACTACTTCGATAACTCCTCCGCTTCTTGGGCTGCTTCGGTCTTCGGCAGCAACATACCACAACAAAAGCGAGCACAAAAACTCCAACGATGGATCCGATTATTGCTCCGATTTGTGCACTGCTCAGCCCATCGCCGCTGTGTTGAGACGTCACGACGGGACGGTCCGTGGCTGGAGCCGAAGCTACACCTAGCGTGACTTGCGTGGTGTAAGTGGTCGTGGGGAGGTAAACAGTCTGCGTTATAACCTGCACCTCTTGGCGGGCATTTATGTGGGGAACTCCCATATTGAAGGATAAAAGGCAAAAGTGAAGTTATTCACAACAGAAAGtgcaaaaaagaaaaaaagaaaaatcgGGGGCCATGACACCCTTTTTGAAACATCCGTCCCGTCCCACAAGAGGCAACCATCATGAGCATCTGCTGATACACTTTTGTTTCACTGTACCAACAGCCCTATAAACAAACGGCCCCCAACTTCTTTTTTATCTGCAGAGGAAACTGGTTAGGACGCGGGCTTCGATGTAACTGTATCTAGGTCAGTTGGTCGATGGTTGACCAATGGCGGGTGAGGTTTGGGATGAGGGGGTGTGTTGATGCAGGCTGGGCTAGGCTGCCATAGCTGATAAAGATGACTGCAGCGAGATTTTTACTTGCGTTTTTGTGTTGGTCCTTGGGATTTTGGTTCGCATTTTGGTTCCGGGAGGCAAGGTGGCTTTTGTGACTGTTCGGATAAGATGTATGTCATGGTGGTTTGAGACTAGCTCCAAGAAAGATGCAGCATTATTTGCTGGCTACAGATATGGTTTCATGCACGTTACTTGTATAGGTAAGGACTTATTCCACTTGGTTATGATGTGTTGATTTCATGCTGCCACTCCGATGCATGCTATGACCTCGCATGTATGCTATGACCTCGCAATGCTCTCCGTATTAGTGATCATATCTACCGGGAATATTACCACCGAAGTACACCCATGATGATGTCCTGGATTATTATTTGAGGGCTCTATCAGGTAAGATGCATTAATCTTGTTTTATAGCAATAACGGCTTGAAGTGAACTGTGCTCTTCTGCGCCCATCACGCCATAAGTAAGATCTCTCTTCTCGCACTTTAACATCTTGTATCGACGTATTTTGAGGAGGGAACAAAGATCAGGGGATCAGATTAGCGAATTCGATGACTTGTATTTTATGATAGGCTACAGATGACAGGACATGGGCCACAAGGTTGCATGCAACATCTCAGTCGAGCGCCCCGTCCTTGATCTGCATCAAGCTGGGCCTAAGCAAAGTCCGTTCATGTCTTCCTTGACAGAGTGATAATGTTGCGGTTACACGCTGGCCTTCCACGTATCTCATAAAGGCGCGCCTCGACGATGTCCACATCCCAGCCATTGACATGCAGCTCAGCTGGCCACTCGGCCTCCTTCGGATAGATATATTCACTCCGAAAGTAATCCAACTCCTCTGGATTACAATAATCTTCTGgatcatcagcatcgaaatacgaaacatcatcaagattTGGATTGCACTGACCAAACTCATGCCAATCAACGTATCTCTCCATCCGAATCTCGCGGAGATTAGGCATACCGTCGAGAAGCAGTTTGTTAACTTCCTGTTTATACAGCTCACGTTCAAACTCGACCCAATCCTCTAGCTCGTAAACTTTACCACAATGCAGATAAAGAGTTTCAATTGATTCCGGTAGAACATCACTCAATCGCAAGAGCGACTCACTGCCTCCGATTAGCGCTTCTTTGCTGAGTTTGAGGTGTCGCAGGGATTTGAGCTCTCGGAGGGAACCAATTATTTCTGAAATCGGACTTCGACATAGATAGTCTGCGCTATAGCTGTCATAAAAGAAAGTGTTGAAATCGACCTCTTCGAGATTTTGACCAAATTTTCGAAGAACGTTCCCGAAGTcatcgaggttgatgatgcaATCAGCGTTTTCACTGTCTTCCGTTTCGTATTGATCCAGCAGCTTCCTGTACTCGTCAGGCAACCTTATCGCTATTCCCGTTAGATTCGGACAGCGCGTGAGAACTGTCATTAGCCCCTCGGCGTCAATGTATGTTTCCATGAGGTCTAAATACTCCAGGTTGTAGTTCTTGTGTGCAGACCATTTAAAGCAAGAGAGTTCCTCGCCATACCAGGCGGTGCCGAATGTCCGTAGTATTTTGAGCGAAGGATTGAAAATTAGATCTTCGATCACCCAAGCGCTCTGGGTGTCTTTTTCACCGACCACCGCCCTGATACGAACGTCGGTAAGGTTTGGAAAGCAGTAGTTTGCAAATGTAGCCTTCGAAATACCTTGGTCTTCAATGCctccatcctcatcttcgtagttaaaaaaaaaatacttCGAGGATCAATAGGACATACTGGCCTTCTCATATCCGTCCTTGTACTCAACAGCCAATAGAACGGGACTGCCAGGCCTTCTGTAGTGCAATCGGCAACCTGCACAAGAGGCATATATGCTATGATGAGAGCAGCAAAGCCACAAGACATATGATGGTTTTCCTTCATGTAACGTTTTAGGGCAGGTGGAAGGCTCAAACTCTTCCACGCTGACCGAATGATCTCTTTCCTTGCAGCTTCCCCCAATACGTCCATTTTGGCTGAATGATCAGCATTGTCTGTTAAGAAACGGTGCGAACTTGCTCTCCAAGATGCGGGTCCTCGACGAACGTTTTAAGAAGAAGAGTCTCGACAGTTCTTGCGCTATCGCGACCTTCAGTAATAACGGTCCGATATAGTAAAGGTTGTGCGATGTGTCGGAATTGGCGACAGACCAGGCAGAGGTTGCGGAGCGTGGCTGAGCCTTGATGTTCCAAATAAGCTCCATACATATGCCATCTTTCTAGAGGCAGTCGATCCTCTAGTTCGGCAAATATTTGATGCAAGACCTCGTTTGGAAGCGCTACCATGGTGAGGATCAGGAATGGTGAGTGATGATATTCAGTCTTGCCGTCATCACGGGTTATGGAAATTAGAGGACTGAAGACCGTCGCGATTCCTCCGTCTGAGCGTGAGTTAAGGCAGTCACCGGACTAAAGTCAATGCATTTCTGCCTGTGCCAAAAACCCAAAAATGTAATTCTCCAACTGTACATCAGGGCCCAAGGCAACAGGGCTTATAATTCGTTCAACGCGACCCCTGTAAAGTAGTGATACCCGAAAACCATAGAGATTGCCGGAATGCTGAGACAATGACCGAAGCATTCTTACCTAATCCCCAACAAAGTCAGTAAAGCTCATTCTTGAGAATTTGTGTAGAAGACGTTGTCAAAATCGCTTGTCAGTTGGTATTTGAATACTTTGGTCATCTAGTCATTTTCCCACTCTCTCGACTTCCCGCAAACGCAATGTACAGAAAACAACAGACAAGGCGCTAAGAGATTAACACAATACATAATTGAAAGAAGGTGCCCCATTGTCTAACTCTCAACCTCAGAGTCCTCGGGGGGTTCCGCATCAAACCCATAAAGAAGCTCGTACGCACCATCACATTCACACTTGAACAGCTCATAGACGAAGTCTTTCACCTCTTCCCGTACAAGAGCCTCAATGTCCATCTTTTCTCTGAGTTCATGACCTAACATGTAGCATCTAACAATAAGTTGCCAGCAATGTTCAAGGTAGCGGCCCAGTTCATCCGTACATTGAGGATGCAGTGGTTTTCCAGGTACTGGCAGTCTTCCTCGAGGGGTGTAATCAGCGTGTTCGAGGATACAGTCGGACAATTCAACTGGAAGGCCTTGCTGACAGAGGATCCAGCGGACGTGTTTTATATCTGATGGGAGAGGTTGGAAGCCCATAGGCTTTTCGAAGTTGAGGAAGTCTTCGTAGGACATGAGACCATATGGATAGAACTCGAGCTTATAGAAGCGATTTCTGACCTCTTCAggatcttcctcttcagaatCATCACTGGACTCACCACTGGATTCATCGCTTGAATCATCACTAGATTCGGCTTTAGAATCGTCATCAGACTCTTCGCCCGACTTGATACCAGGTTTCTCGCTAGATTTGGTAATCGGTTCATAATCAGAGTCGTCGAAATAGGTCAAACCCTTCTGATATCTTTCGAAACCAAATTGATCGAACTCCATAACGTGTTTCCAACGGGAGACATCAAGGGGTCGAGGATAACACCTGAACTGGTTTTTCCTGATACCAAGAAAGTCCCTATGCGGGTATGTCGCGATATCGCTTTTATATCCAGATTCTGTACACCATCGGGCTGCTTGCTGGTATGCCCTCAACTTGCGATAATCGTCAACAGGGGATCCGTTCTCATTCCATGTTTGAGGAAAGTAGCGTAGAAGGTTGAGTATCATGTACATCTTGATTCCATTTTCACATATTCTTCTCCATCCGAGAGTCGCTGATGTGCACTGGCATTCTTGATGCTCCCACCATTTCGCTAGATGAGAACCTTCGTATGCGCATGAACGAAGTATTGGGTCCATCTCTCCGTGGAGTATTAAAGTCTTGACAACTTCGACATTGCGGAATGATTCGAGGTTGTATGTATCAAACTCGTAACAGTCGTTGGGGATTTGCTGTCGCTGGAACGCAGACATCTTGCGTTCTCTGAAAGGCAAGACGCATCCGCACTTATCAGACTCGTCTATGTGAGGGCATAATTTCCCAGCAGTTGGTTGTTTGAAGACATCGAggtcgtcatcatcatctggcCAATATTCCTCAGGATGCCACCGCCAGACTGTTGATTCAATTTTGGTTGCCGCTTCATCTGAAATGATTACTTCATTCTCGTCGGGGACGTCGTATTTCTCTGGATACTGCTTGCGTTGTTGAGCTGCATCTTCAGCGACACTCTGCATAAAGATTTGAACAAAGTTGGCGAGTTTTGTTTTGCTGTCTGGTTGTATACGGGCGTGAAGGTTGTACGCGCCATGTTGACAAGGATTGGTACGTCTCAGCTCAAATACCGAGGCGAGAGCCTCCCAAGGTAGCTTTTCTGCATGGTGTGCCATGTTGAACTTGTGGATATAATCGTTTAGAGTTATGTTGGTTGGTGACATGGATATGTGGTGGTTTATAAAGTAGCCTGCCTTGGCTGAGTCACTTCACCGAACCAATTGCAACTGTGCCGCGTGAGCACTGCAAGATAGAGTCAGCTTGACTATGAACACGATATAGCAGGCAGTGAGATAATGAATTTCTCGTATTGCATAATAAGAGTTGAAGCTTAATATTTATTGACTCATATACT from Fusarium oxysporum Fo47 chromosome III, complete sequence harbors:
- a CDS encoding uncharacterized protein (expressed protein), with the protein product METYIDAEGLMTVLTRCPNLTGIAIRLPDEYRKLLDQYETEDSENADCIINLDDFGNVLRKFGQNLEEVDFNTFFYDSYSADYLCRSPISEIIGSLRELKSLRHLKLSKEALIGGSESLLRLSDVLPESIETLYLHCGKVYELEDWVEFERELYKQEVNKLLLDGMPNLREIRMERYVDWHEFDYCNPEELDYFRSEYIYPKEAEWPAELHVNGWDVDIVEARLYEIRGRPACNRNIITLSRKT
- a CDS encoding uncharacterized protein (expressed protein); its protein translation is MAHHAEKLPWEALASVFELRRTNPCQHGAYNLHARIQPDSKTKLANFVQIFMQSVAEDAAQQRKQYPEKYDVPDENEVIISDEAATKIESTVWRWHPEEYWPDDDDDLDVFKQPTAGKLCPHIDESDKCGCVLPFRERKMSAFQRQQIPNDCYEFDTYNLESFRNVEVVKTLILHGEMDPILRSCAYEGSHLAKWWEHQECQCTSATLGWRRICENGIKMYMILNLLRYFPQTWNENGSPVDDYRKLRAYQQAARWCTESGYKSDIATYPHRDFLGIRKNQFRCYPRPLDVSRWKHVMEFDQFGFERYQKGLTYFDDSDYEPITKSSEKPGIKSGEESDDDSKAESSDDSSDESSGESSDDSEEEDPEEVRNRFYKLEFYPYGLMSYEDFLNFEKPMGFQPLPSDIKHVRWILCQQGLPVELSDCILEHADYTPRGRLPVPGKPLHPQCTDELGRYLEHCWQLIVRCYMLGHELREKMDIEALVREEVKDFVYELFKCECDGAYELLYGFDAEPPEDSEVES